Proteins found in one Campylobacter lari genomic segment:
- the alaS gene encoding alanine--tRNA ligase, producing the protein MDIRKEYLEFFKSKGHEITPSSPLVPDDATLLFTNAGMVPFKSIFTGEVPRPNPPRKTSCQTCIRAGGKHNDLDNVGYTARHHTFFEMLGNFSFGDYFKEQAIAYAWEFVTEVLKLPKERLYVTVHESDNEAYELWQKHIEKERIYKFGDKDNFWQMGDTGPCGPCSEIFYDQGAEHFNSSEDYMGGDGDRFLEIWNLVFMQYERSADGTLTPLPKPSIDTGMGLERVSAIKEGKFSNFDSSLFMPIIESIAKLCGKTYAYESGASYRVIADHIRSSVFLLAQGVGFDKEGRGYVLRRIMRRALRHGYLLGLKRAFMYELVDVVCELMGGHYTYLNEKKEFIKEQIKLEEERFLSTIENGIEIFNEELKKTKDIFSGEVAFKLYDTYGFPLDLTQDMLREKNLSVDEAKFNELMQEQKDRAKASWKGSGDKAVSGDFKVLLEKFGKNTFSGYENYEEKTKIMAILDENFKIVTKAKAGDIAWLMLEKTPFYATSGGQSADIGFINENEVLDTQKFFDVNLSQVKLKQDLKTNDEVLACIDTKKREQIARHHSATHLLHHALREILGSHISQAGSLVEHNKLRFDFTHPKALNKEELKQIEALVNTYIMQANEAKIEILALDEAKKSGAIALFSEKYQEKVRVLTLGASKELCGGTHVKNSSEIGSFYIIKESGVSAGVRRIEAVVSKAALDYVNENLKELNQTKEELKTHDILSYVAKLKNEIASLKNELKNSNKAELNPKELNGIQYCVQKIDNGDIKTMIDEFKNKFNKAVILLLQEKEGKIIIAAGVKDASLKAGALVKEIAQMLDGNGGGRDDFATAGGKDTSKIEQALDHARKIIEESLA; encoded by the coding sequence ATGGATATAAGAAAAGAATATTTAGAATTTTTTAAGTCAAAAGGACATGAAATCACTCCTTCAAGCCCTTTAGTTCCTGATGATGCAACTTTACTTTTTACTAATGCAGGTATGGTGCCTTTTAAAAGTATATTTACCGGAGAAGTACCACGCCCTAATCCTCCGCGTAAAACAAGTTGTCAAACTTGTATAAGAGCTGGTGGAAAACATAATGACTTAGACAATGTAGGCTACACAGCAAGACATCATACTTTCTTTGAAATGCTTGGAAATTTTAGTTTTGGAGATTATTTTAAAGAACAAGCCATTGCTTATGCTTGGGAATTTGTAACTGAGGTTTTAAAACTACCTAAAGAAAGACTATATGTAACTGTGCATGAAAGTGATAATGAGGCCTATGAGCTTTGGCAAAAACACATAGAAAAAGAAAGAATTTATAAATTTGGTGATAAAGATAATTTCTGGCAAATGGGTGATACTGGACCATGCGGGCCTTGTAGTGAAATTTTTTATGATCAAGGTGCTGAGCATTTTAATTCTAGCGAAGATTATATGGGCGGAGATGGAGATAGATTCTTAGAAATTTGGAACCTCGTTTTCATGCAGTATGAAAGAAGCGCTGATGGCACGCTTACTCCATTGCCAAAACCAAGTATTGATACAGGCATGGGACTTGAAAGGGTTAGCGCTATAAAAGAAGGAAAATTTAGTAATTTTGATAGTTCTTTATTTATGCCTATTATTGAGAGTATTGCTAAACTTTGTGGCAAAACTTATGCCTATGAAAGCGGGGCTAGTTATAGAGTGATCGCTGATCATATTAGATCAAGCGTATTTTTACTTGCCCAAGGAGTTGGCTTTGATAAAGAAGGCAGAGGCTATGTTTTAAGAAGAATTATGCGCCGTGCCTTAAGACATGGATATTTACTAGGTCTTAAAAGAGCTTTTATGTATGAGCTTGTAGATGTAGTGTGTGAGTTAATGGGTGGGCATTATACCTACTTAAATGAAAAAAAAGAATTTATCAAAGAACAAATCAAACTAGAAGAAGAAAGATTTTTAAGTACCATTGAAAATGGTATAGAAATTTTTAATGAAGAACTTAAAAAAACTAAAGATATTTTTAGTGGTGAAGTAGCTTTTAAACTTTATGATACTTATGGTTTTCCGCTTGATTTAACCCAAGATATGCTAAGAGAAAAAAATCTTAGTGTAGATGAGGCTAAATTTAATGAGCTTATGCAAGAACAAAAAGATAGAGCCAAAGCTTCTTGGAAAGGAAGCGGGGATAAAGCAGTTAGTGGGGACTTTAAAGTTTTATTAGAAAAATTTGGCAAAAATACTTTTAGTGGTTATGAAAATTATGAAGAAAAAACTAAAATCATGGCTATTTTAGATGAAAATTTTAAAATCGTAACCAAAGCAAAAGCAGGAGATATAGCATGGCTAATGCTTGAAAAAACTCCATTTTATGCAACAAGTGGAGGACAAAGCGCTGATATAGGTTTTATCAATGAGAATGAGGTTTTAGATACGCAAAAATTCTTTGATGTTAATCTTAGTCAAGTGAAATTAAAACAAGATCTTAAAACAAACGATGAAGTATTGGCTTGCATAGATACTAAAAAAAGAGAACAAATCGCAAGACATCATAGTGCGACACATTTATTACACCATGCTTTAAGAGAAATTCTTGGCTCACACATTAGCCAAGCAGGTTCTTTGGTAGAACATAATAAATTAAGATTTGATTTTACTCATCCAAAAGCCCTAAATAAAGAAGAATTAAAGCAAATAGAAGCTTTGGTAAATACTTACATCATGCAAGCAAATGAAGCTAAAATTGAAATTTTAGCTTTAGATGAAGCTAAAAAAAGTGGTGCTATAGCTTTATTTAGTGAAAAATATCAAGAAAAAGTAAGAGTTTTAACCCTAGGAGCTAGCAAAGAACTTTGTGGTGGTACCCATGTGAAAAATAGCTCTGAAATAGGAAGTTTTTACATCATCAAAGAAAGTGGTGTTAGTGCTGGGGTTAGAAGGATAGAAGCAGTAGTAAGCAAAGCCGCACTTGATTATGTTAATGAAAATTTAAAAGAACTAAACCAAACCAAAGAAGAGTTAAAAACTCATGATATTTTAAGCTATGTGGCAAAATTAAAAAATGAAATAGCTAGTTTAAAAAATGAATTAAAAAATTCAAACAAAGCAGAATTAAACCCTAAAGAACTAAACGGCATTCAATATTGTGTGCAAAAAATAGATAATGGCGATATAAAAACTATGATAGATGAGTTTAAAAACAAATTTAACAAAGCTGTAATTTTACTTTTACAAGAAAAAGAAGGCAAAATCATCATCGCAGCAGGCGTTAAAGACGCTTCATTGAAAGCTGGTGCTTTGGTAAAAGAAATTGCACAAATGCTTGATGGAAATGGTGGTGGTAGGGATGATTTTGCAACAGCTGGTGGTAAAGATACAAGCAAAATAGAACAAGCACTCGATCATGCTAGAAAAATCATAGAAGAAAGTCTTGCTTAA
- the maf gene encoding septum formation inhibitor Maf: MLYLASSSPSRVVLLKEANITFEQIIIDYDESLVKKDNPGSYVQKIVLEKERQFFTKYPDLKNVLFADSIVCAQNIILTKAKSDNEAFNMLNLQSGKSISVLSAMILVLEDKKIFNLSKCDLILDKFDLKDMQEYIDSKLYEGKAGAVMCEGFHKKYIKKIIGHQSTALGLNIELLRAFL; the protein is encoded by the coding sequence ATGCTTTATCTAGCTTCAAGTTCGCCTTCACGCGTTGTTTTATTAAAAGAAGCAAATATCACTTTTGAGCAAATTATTATAGATTATGATGAGAGTTTGGTAAAAAAAGATAATCCGGGCTCTTATGTGCAAAAAATTGTTTTAGAAAAAGAAAGGCAGTTTTTTACAAAATATCCTGATTTAAAAAATGTTTTATTTGCTGATAGCATAGTTTGTGCTCAAAATATCATTCTTACTAAAGCTAAAAGCGATAATGAGGCTTTTAATATGCTCAATTTGCAAAGTGGCAAAAGCATTAGCGTTTTAAGTGCTATGATTTTAGTTTTAGAAGATAAAAAGATTTTTAATCTTAGTAAGTGTGATTTGATTTTAGATAAATTTGATTTAAAAGATATGCAAGAATATATTGACTCGAAATTATATGAAGGAAAAGCCGGAGCTGTGATGTGCGAGGGATTTCATAAAAAATACATTAAAAAAATCATAGGCCATCAAAGTACAGCACTAGGGCTTAATATAGAACTTTTGAGAGCATTTTTATGA
- a CDS encoding PBP1A family penicillin-binding protein, whose translation MKILKIFLSFCIVCAVGVFIFIAYLFSDSDLNQYTFKDYKPPLTTQIFDKNGKLVANVFEQHRFYAPYEELPPRLIEALVAIEDTSFFEHSGVNIDAIFRAAIKIIRSGGKTMEGASTLTQQFIKNTELTPERTLSRKLKEALLAYKIESTLTKEQILERYLNFIFFGHGYYGVKTAALGYFRKNLDELSLKEIAILVGMPKAPSAYDPTRHLDLSLARANSVVQRMYNLGWISKEEYEDALKEIPKVYDDTLTQNAAPYVTQEVLKQLSGIKDLKSGGYKIELAIDLDVQNIAREALKFGYDEIVKRDKDANLSTLNGAMIVANHQNGDILALVGGVNYAKSNFNRATQSLRQPGSSFKPFLYQIAIDMGYSPMSKVADISRIFESTKKDEKDWKPKNYGGKFLGLISLKEALTGSRNLATINLALALGLDVIHDKLSFMGFKNIPVDLSIVLGSFGISIYDYAKLYTVFGNYGVQKDLILIKRVIDKNDKIVVEFNSGERKISEPEQAFLINNMMQNVVKKGTGRNARVEGIEIAGKTGTSNKSIDAWFCGLTPEIEAIIWYGNDDNKPMKQIEGGARTAAPVFKEFLTKYLELYPDSARKFTIPKGVYQGIYEKQREYYTNISPFPKNNPALSENNEIIF comes from the coding sequence ATAAAAATTTTAAAAATATTTCTTTCTTTTTGTATAGTATGTGCAGTTGGAGTTTTTATATTTATTGCATATTTGTTTTCTGATTCTGATTTAAATCAATACACCTTTAAAGATTACAAACCGCCTCTTACAACACAAATTTTTGATAAAAATGGGAAATTAGTTGCAAATGTTTTTGAGCAACACCGCTTTTATGCTCCCTATGAAGAACTTCCACCAAGACTTATAGAAGCTTTGGTGGCTATTGAAGATACTAGTTTTTTTGAACATAGCGGGGTTAATATAGATGCGATTTTTAGAGCGGCCATTAAAATTATAAGAAGTGGTGGAAAAACCATGGAAGGAGCTTCCACCCTTACACAACAATTTATAAAAAACACAGAATTAACCCCAGAGCGCACTTTGAGTAGAAAATTAAAAGAAGCTTTGCTTGCATATAAGATAGAAAGTACTTTAACTAAAGAGCAAATTTTAGAAAGGTATTTAAATTTCATCTTCTTTGGACATGGATATTATGGAGTAAAAACTGCTGCACTTGGATATTTTAGAAAAAATTTAGATGAGCTTAGTCTAAAAGAAATTGCCATTTTAGTAGGTATGCCAAAAGCTCCAAGCGCTTATGATCCTACTAGACATTTAGATCTTTCTTTAGCTAGGGCAAATAGCGTAGTACAAAGAATGTATAATCTTGGTTGGATTTCTAAAGAAGAATATGAAGATGCTTTAAAAGAAATTCCAAAAGTATATGATGACACTCTAACACAAAATGCAGCTCCTTATGTAACTCAAGAAGTTTTAAAACAACTAAGCGGAATTAAAGATTTAAAAAGCGGTGGTTACAAAATAGAACTTGCTATTGATCTTGATGTGCAAAACATTGCAAGAGAGGCTTTAAAATTTGGCTATGATGAAATAGTTAAAAGAGATAAAGATGCGAATTTAAGTACACTTAATGGAGCTATGATAGTAGCAAATCATCAAAATGGAGATATATTAGCTTTAGTAGGTGGGGTAAATTACGCAAAAAGTAATTTTAACCGCGCTACTCAAAGCTTAAGACAGCCTGGAAGTTCTTTTAAGCCTTTTTTATACCAAATTGCCATTGATATGGGCTATTCTCCTATGAGTAAGGTTGCTGATATTTCAAGAATCTTTGAAAGCACTAAAAAAGATGAAAAAGATTGGAAACCTAAAAATTATGGTGGAAAATTTTTAGGACTTATAAGCTTAAAAGAAGCACTAACTGGCTCAAGAAACCTGGCTACTATAAATTTAGCTCTTGCTTTAGGGCTTGATGTAATCCATGATAAACTTAGTTTTATGGGTTTTAAAAATATACCGGTTGATTTATCTATAGTCTTAGGTAGCTTTGGGATTTCTATTTATGATTATGCTAAACTTTATACAGTATTTGGAAATTATGGAGTGCAAAAAGATTTGATACTCATTAAAAGAGTGATAGATAAAAATGACAAAATAGTGGTAGAATTTAACTCTGGAGAAAGAAAAATCAGCGAACCTGAACAAGCCTTTTTGATTAATAATATGATGCAAAATGTTGTTAAAAAAGGCACTGGGCGTAATGCTAGAGTAGAAGGGATTGAGATAGCAGGTAAAACTGGTACATCAAATAAAAGCATAGATGCATGGTTTTGCGGATTAACTCCTGAAATAGAAGCTATCATTTGGTATGGTAATGATGATAATAAACCTATGAAACAAATCGAAGGTGGCGCAAGAACTGCTGCTCCAGTTTTTAAAGAATTTTTAACAAAATACTTAGAACTTTATCCTGATAGTGCTAGAAAATTTACCATTCCAAAAGGAGTTTATCAAGGAATTTATGAAAAACAAAGAGAGTATTACACTAATATTTCTCCATTTCCAAAAAACAACCCTGCTCTATCTGAAAATAATGAGATAATTTTTTAA
- the msrP gene encoding protein-methionine-sulfoxide reductase catalytic subunit MsrP has product MNITNEQLYNKRRHFLKLGAGALVSSALVQSELMALNFFPDPNNEKLKLSDEKIATNYVNFYEFSTDKKRAVELAKNFNTKGWKIEVSGEVEEPLILTMEDLLAFPLEERIYRFRCVETWSMVVPWVGFELRALIEKCKVKSEAKFIKFTTLFDKNQFADQASFFPTLDYPYVEGLRLDEAMHPLTLIAVGMYKKPLLGQNGAPIRLVVPWKYGFKSIKSIVKIEFTKEQPKTTWELANPREYGFYANVNPNVSHPRWSQANERPLGDFFTKPTQMFNGYEKEVAHLYKDMDLKVNF; this is encoded by the coding sequence ATGAATATCACAAATGAGCAATTATATAACAAAAGACGTCATTTTTTAAAGCTAGGTGCTGGAGCTTTAGTTAGTTCAGCCCTAGTTCAATCTGAACTAATGGCATTAAATTTCTTTCCTGATCCTAACAATGAAAAATTAAAACTTAGCGATGAAAAAATTGCGACTAATTATGTTAATTTTTATGAATTTTCTACTGATAAAAAAAGAGCTGTTGAGCTTGCAAAAAATTTCAATACAAAGGGCTGGAAAATAGAAGTTAGTGGGGAAGTTGAAGAGCCTTTGATTTTGACTATGGAAGATTTATTAGCCTTTCCTTTAGAAGAGAGAATTTATAGATTTCGTTGTGTTGAAACTTGGTCTATGGTGGTGCCTTGGGTTGGTTTTGAATTACGTGCCTTAATAGAAAAATGTAAAGTAAAAAGTGAGGCTAAATTTATAAAATTTACCACTCTTTTTGATAAAAATCAATTTGCTGATCAAGCTTCATTTTTCCCAACCCTTGATTATCCTTATGTGGAGGGCTTAAGATTAGATGAGGCTATGCATCCACTAACACTTATAGCTGTAGGAATGTATAAAAAGCCTTTATTAGGACAAAATGGGGCACCGATTCGCCTTGTAGTTCCATGGAAGTATGGTTTTAAAAGTATAAAATCTATTGTAAAAATAGAATTTACTAAAGAACAACCTAAAACTACATGGGAGTTAGCAAACCCTAGAGAATATGGTTTTTATGCTAATGTTAATCCAAATGTTTCTCATCCAAGATGGTCTCAAGCAAATGAGCGTCCTTTGGGAGATTTTTTCACTAAGCCTACGCAAATGTTTAATGGTTATGAAAAAGAAGTAGCACATTTGTATAAAGATATGGACTTAAAGGTTAATTTTTAA
- a CDS encoding sulfite oxidase heme-binding subunit YedZ, with translation MSKNVYNIGGFLAFALSIIFSIYQILQEFDIVKSVYFYSGIFGLIFFGLSLFFSLLKYKHTKDYPKILGFYAFFWTLIHFFNYFAFSKNLDLMLFFKDVFSKNLEFSGFVSFFILTLMFISSFKFFKKMSKIRKFGYFCFLLVSWHYFLSAKIPQVPHFLALSLALIFLLTKLYKKRKKVTFL, from the coding sequence ATGAGCAAAAACGTTTATAATATCGGTGGATTTTTAGCTTTTGCTTTAAGTATTATTTTTAGTATTTATCAAATCTTGCAAGAATTTGATATTGTAAAATCTGTGTATTTTTATAGTGGTATATTTGGCTTAATCTTTTTTGGATTAAGCCTATTTTTTTCACTTTTAAAGTATAAACACACAAAAGATTACCCTAAAATTTTAGGTTTTTATGCATTTTTTTGGACTTTGATTCACTTTTTTAATTACTTTGCTTTTAGTAAAAATTTAGATCTAATGCTTTTTTTCAAAGATGTTTTTAGTAAAAATTTAGAATTTAGTGGTTTTGTAAGCTTTTTTATACTCACACTTATGTTTATAAGTTCTTTTAAGTTTTTTAAAAAAATGAGTAAAATAAGAAAATTTGGTTATTTTTGTTTTTTACTAGTATCTTGGCATTATTTTTTATCTGCAAAAATACCACAAGTTCCACATTTTTTAGCTTTAAGCCTAGCTTTGATTTTTCTACTTACTAAACTATATAAAAAGAGAAAAAAAGTAACTTTTTTGTAA
- a CDS encoding NAD(P)/FAD-dependent oxidoreductase: MQRRDFLNGMALTILAGMTPLQVLYGKEAKIEDFTKEYYPPKWLGLRGSNNASYEFAHMLRDGEKFDFSAIKPKQEYDLVVVGAGISGLAAACFYQNKFGKDKKILILDNHDDFGGHARRNEIELEDSTILSYGGSETFQSPKALYSKEVVDLLSSLGVDIDELAKRFDVNFYPDLKLSRGVYFSKAEFGVDKVVNGNPRKVICDDIPEEKSNGRSIEAFIGDFPLNDKDKKDLIALFKSEKDYLKGMNKEQRDKYVAKTSYKKFLEEKVKLSQQAIKFFEGMTDDFLALGIDAVSCEDARVSFLPGFDKLGLDPIEGEALAEMEEPYIHHCADGNATVARLMVRRLIPDVSKKGKDMDEITLAHFDYSKLDLAKNKVRLRLNSTVVNVENTKDGALVTYVNKGKNYRVKAKKVVMANYNSMIPYIVPSMPQEQKDALSKNVKTSLLHTKVIISNWEPFIKLGVHEIYSPKMPYARTKLDYPVDMGGYHHPRDPKKPICVHMVCSPLAFANIQGIDLNGMDARDRARVGRNLLFTMSFEEHEKIIRDQLQGMLGSAGFNHEKDIKAIVVNRWGHCYSYTENSLFDDSEEAQKTIELARKPFGNIVIANSDSDWSAYMHSAIDQAYRAVNEF; the protein is encoded by the coding sequence ATGCAAAGAAGAGACTTTTTAAATGGAATGGCTTTAACTATACTTGCAGGAATGACTCCTTTGCAGGTATTATACGGTAAAGAAGCCAAAATCGAAGATTTCACTAAAGAATACTACCCGCCAAAGTGGCTTGGACTAAGGGGTAGCAACAATGCAAGTTATGAGTTTGCACATATGTTAAGAGATGGTGAAAAATTTGACTTTAGCGCTATCAAACCTAAACAAGAATATGATCTAGTTGTGGTTGGAGCTGGAATTAGTGGTTTAGCAGCTGCTTGTTTTTATCAAAATAAATTTGGAAAAGATAAAAAAATTCTCATCCTTGATAATCACGATGATTTTGGTGGACACGCTAGAAGAAATGAAATAGAACTAGAAGATAGTACTATTTTAAGTTATGGTGGTAGTGAAACATTTCAATCACCAAAGGCATTATATTCTAAAGAAGTAGTAGATTTATTATCATCTTTAGGTGTGGATATTGATGAGCTTGCTAAACGTTTTGATGTAAATTTTTACCCTGATTTAAAACTTAGCAGAGGTGTGTATTTTTCTAAGGCTGAATTTGGAGTAGACAAAGTTGTAAATGGTAATCCTAGAAAAGTAATTTGTGATGATATTCCTGAAGAAAAAAGCAACGGAAGAAGCATTGAAGCCTTTATAGGGGATTTTCCACTTAATGATAAGGATAAAAAAGATCTTATTGCTTTGTTTAAAAGCGAAAAAGACTATTTAAAAGGTATGAATAAAGAGCAAAGAGATAAGTATGTAGCAAAAACAAGTTATAAAAAATTCTTAGAAGAAAAAGTTAAACTTTCACAGCAAGCTATAAAATTTTTTGAAGGTATGACAGATGACTTTTTAGCTTTAGGAATTGATGCTGTTTCTTGTGAAGATGCTAGAGTTTCTTTCCTGCCTGGTTTTGATAAACTTGGACTTGATCCAATCGAAGGAGAAGCATTGGCTGAAATGGAAGAACCATATATCCATCACTGCGCTGATGGTAATGCCACTGTTGCTAGATTAATGGTTAGAAGATTAATTCCTGATGTATCTAAAAAAGGTAAAGATATGGATGAAATTACCTTAGCTCATTTTGATTATTCTAAACTTGATCTTGCTAAAAACAAAGTACGTTTAAGATTAAATAGCACTGTTGTAAATGTAGAAAATACAAAGGATGGAGCTTTAGTAACTTATGTTAATAAAGGTAAAAATTATAGAGTAAAAGCTAAAAAAGTTGTAATGGCAAATTACAATAGTATGATTCCATATATAGTGCCAAGTATGCCACAAGAGCAAAAAGATGCTTTGAGTAAAAACGTAAAAACTTCTCTTTTACATACTAAAGTTATCATAAGCAACTGGGAACCATTTATAAAACTTGGAGTGCACGAAATTTATTCGCCAAAAATGCCTTATGCTAGAACTAAACTTGATTATCCTGTGGATATGGGAGGATATCATCACCCAAGAGATCCTAAAAAGCCTATTTGTGTTCATATGGTTTGCTCTCCTTTGGCTTTTGCAAACATCCAAGGGATTGATCTTAATGGAATGGATGCAAGAGATAGGGCTAGAGTAGGTAGAAATTTATTATTTACCATGAGTTTTGAAGAGCATGAGAAAATTATTCGCGATCAACTCCAAGGTATGCTAGGTTCAGCTGGATTTAATCATGAAAAAGATATTAAGGCTATAGTTGTAAATCGTTGGGGGCATTGTTATTCATATACAGAAAATAGTCTTTTTGATGATAGCGAAGAAGCACAAAAGACTATAGAACTTGCGAGAAAACCTTTTGGCAACATCGTTATAGCAAATTCAGATTCTGATTGGTCAGCTTATATGCATTCAGCAATCGATCAAGCATATCGTGCCGTTAATGAATTTTAA
- a CDS encoding DUF2165 family protein: protein MNCNCGFSIMSIVRYSKMIILLTVASLAAIVVFGNITDYNSNFQFVKHVMSMDTKPDYLGNAIVYRAITNPTIHHVAYIFIICFEAFIMLTALKGALDMFNARNSDAKTFHESKKFGIIALTCCCLLWFFGFQVVAAEWFGMWMSKTWNGLPDATRLVNYMLLALIYISIKNDD, encoded by the coding sequence ATGAATTGCAATTGCGGTTTTTCTATAATGAGTATAGTAAGATATTCTAAAATGATTATATTGCTTACAGTTGCCTCTTTAGCGGCTATTGTTGTTTTTGGTAATATAACTGATTATAATTCAAATTTTCAGTTTGTAAAGCATGTTATGAGTATGGATACCAAACCTGATTATTTAGGTAATGCTATTGTCTATAGAGCCATTACAAATCCTACTATTCATCATGTTGCTTATATTTTTATTATCTGTTTTGAAGCTTTTATTATGCTAACTGCTTTAAAAGGTGCTTTGGATATGTTTAATGCAAGAAATTCGGATGCAAAAACTTTTCATGAATCTAAAAAATTTGGAATTATTGCTCTAACTTGCTGTTGTTTGCTTTGGTTTTTTGGTTTTCAAGTAGTGGCTGCAGAATGGTTTGGTATGTGGATGAGTAAAACTTGGAATGGTTTGCCTGATGCTACTAGATTAGTAAATTATATGCTTTTAGCTTTAATTTATATTAGTATCAAAAATGATGATTGA